A section of the Phaseolus vulgaris cultivar G19833 chromosome 8, P. vulgaris v2.0, whole genome shotgun sequence genome encodes:
- the LOC137824307 gene encoding uncharacterized protein — MLSLAHPFFLLLLALLSPTASLTHRTNATTIYEVLRDYGLPMGLFPKGIKDFGLAHDGSFWVHLDKACNAKFENELHYERNVSGHISCGMIDALSGLQAQDLFLWLEVMSIRVDVPPTGLICFDVGAANKSFPLSLFETPPECVAVSSKQHHTPSQGQGQSGRLRYKLDEGTSGRDVL; from the exons ATGCTTTCCTTAGCTCACCCCTTCTTCCTCCTTCTTCTCGCTCTCCTTTCTCCCACCGCCTCCCTCACCCACCGGACCAATGCCACCACCATCTACGAGGTCCTCCGCGACTACGGGCTACCCATGGGCCTCTTCCCCAAGGGCATCAAGGACTTCGGCCTGGCCCATGACGGCAGCTTCTGGGTCCATCTCGACAAGGCCTGCAACGCCAAGTTCGAGAACGAGCTGCATTACGAGCGCAACGTCTCGGGCCACATTAGCTGCGGCATGATCGACGCCCTCTCTGGCCTCCAGGCCCAGGATCTCTTTCTCTGGCTCGAGGTCATGAGCATCCGCGTCGACGTCCCCCCCACCGGCCTCATCTGCTTCGACGTCGGCGCCGCCAACAAGAGCTTCCCTCTATCGCTCTTCGAAACGCCCCCCGAATGCGTCGCCGTTAGCTCCAAACAACACCATACCCCTTCCCAG GGACAGGGTCAATCTGGGAGGCTTCGGTATAAGCTTGATGAGGGAACCTCTGGAAGAGATGTTTTATAG